One window of the Chryseobacterium shigense genome contains the following:
- a CDS encoding MFS transporter, translated as MGNNSSETHSVKPILWISTLYFAMGIPFVTINAVSGIMYKDMGISDAKITFWTALIMFSWTLKPLWSPFLEIYKTKKFFVVATQFAIGILFALIALSLPMQDFFRYSIALFAVVAFCGATHDIAADGTYINFLTNKEQAKYIGWQGAFYNLAKIISSGVLVYFAGVLEKTKGVTNAWMIIMGIYGLLFFVLAIYHYAVLPKENKSEEPKEIRKARNVRKELLEVITSFFRKKNILWAVLFIILYRFAEGFAIKIAPLFFKAPRTSGGLGLSTSDIGLIYGTYGSAAFILGSVLAGYFIAARGLKKSLIWLCSAFNIPFVVYALLAYFQPTELLPVGIAVVVEYFGYGFGFVGLMLYIMQQIAPGEHKTAHYAFATGIMNLGVMIPGMFSGMISDWVGYKIFFIWVLIATIPAFIVTLLVPFPYPEKLKEH; from the coding sequence ATGGGAAACAACAGCTCTGAAACTCATTCGGTAAAGCCAATCCTCTGGATATCAACATTATATTTTGCAATGGGAATCCCCTTTGTAACCATTAATGCCGTTTCCGGGATCATGTACAAAGACATGGGGATTTCAGATGCTAAAATCACATTCTGGACCGCTCTTATTATGTTTTCATGGACATTAAAGCCTCTTTGGAGCCCGTTTCTGGAAATCTACAAAACAAAAAAATTCTTTGTTGTAGCCACCCAGTTTGCCATAGGGATTCTGTTCGCGCTAATTGCTTTAAGCTTACCGATGCAGGACTTTTTCAGATACAGCATTGCCCTTTTTGCAGTCGTTGCATTTTGTGGTGCCACTCATGATATTGCTGCAGATGGAACCTATATTAATTTTCTGACTAACAAAGAGCAAGCGAAATATATCGGATGGCAGGGAGCTTTTTACAATCTGGCAAAGATCATCAGCAGTGGTGTTCTGGTCTATTTTGCAGGAGTTCTGGAAAAAACAAAAGGAGTAACCAATGCCTGGATGATTATCATGGGAATTTATGGCCTTCTGTTTTTTGTTTTGGCCATTTATCATTACGCTGTTTTGCCAAAAGAAAATAAAAGTGAAGAGCCAAAAGAAATAAGGAAAGCAAGAAATGTCCGTAAAGAACTGCTGGAGGTAATTACTTCATTCTTCAGAAAAAAGAATATCCTGTGGGCTGTGCTGTTTATTATTCTCTACCGTTTTGCAGAAGGATTTGCCATAAAAATTGCACCCTTGTTTTTCAAAGCACCGAGAACTTCAGGAGGACTTGGATTATCCACATCAGATATCGGGCTTATTTACGGAACTTACGGTTCAGCTGCGTTTATTCTGGGATCTGTACTGGCGGGCTATTTCATTGCTGCCAGAGGACTGAAAAAATCACTGATCTGGCTGTGTTCGGCATTTAATATTCCATTTGTGGTGTATGCTTTACTCGCTTATTTTCAGCCGACAGAGCTGCTTCCGGTAGGTATTGCAGTTGTTGTGGAGTATTTCGGTTACGGATTTGGGTTTGTAGGTCTAATGCTCTATATCATGCAGCAAATTGCACCCGGTGAACACAAAACCGCCCATTATGCTTTTGCAACCGGCATTATGAATCTGGGAGTAATGATTCCCGGAATGTTCAGCGGAATGATCAGCGACTGGGTAGGATACAAAATATTCTTTATCTGGGTATTAATTGCCACAATACCGGCATTTATCGTCACATTGCTCGTTCCATTCCCATATCCTGAAAAACTAAAAGAACACTAA
- a CDS encoding glycoside hydrolase family 130 protein, translated as MTFQPAKIPWQDRPEDSRDMMWRYSANPIINRYAIPTSNSIFNSAVVPFEDGFAGVFRCDNKAVQMNIFAGFSKDGINWEINHDPIDMKAGNTEMIESDYKYDPRVAFIEDRYWITWCNGYNGPTIGIAYTFDFKEFFQCENAFLPFNRNGVLFPEKINGKYAMLSRPSDNGHTPFGDIYISYSPDMKYWGEHRCVMKVAPFEDSAWQCTKIGAGPVPIKTEEGWLLFYHGVINTCRGFRYSMGASLLDLEDPSKVLYRTKPYLLAPAELYELTGDIPNVVFPCAALSEGDKVTVYYGAADTVVAIAFGYISEIIDFMKKNSL; from the coding sequence ATGACATTTCAACCAGCAAAGATCCCTTGGCAGGATCGTCCGGAAGACAGCCGTGATATGATGTGGCGTTACTCTGCAAATCCGATTATCAACAGGTATGCGATACCTACATCCAACAGCATTTTCAACAGTGCAGTGGTTCCTTTTGAGGATGGATTCGCAGGAGTTTTCCGTTGCGATAACAAAGCAGTGCAGATGAATATTTTTGCAGGATTCAGCAAAGATGGGATCAATTGGGAGATCAATCACGATCCTATTGACATGAAAGCCGGAAATACCGAAATGATAGAATCGGATTATAAATACGATCCGCGTGTTGCATTTATAGAAGACCGTTACTGGATCACCTGGTGCAACGGATATAACGGACCAACAATCGGGATTGCCTATACTTTTGATTTTAAAGAATTCTTTCAGTGTGAAAATGCATTTTTGCCCTTTAACAGAAACGGGGTTCTTTTTCCTGAAAAGATAAACGGCAAATATGCAATGTTGAGCAGACCTAGCGATAACGGTCATACCCCTTTTGGAGATATTTACATCAGTTACAGCCCGGATATGAAATACTGGGGCGAGCACAGATGCGTGATGAAAGTGGCTCCGTTTGAAGACAGTGCATGGCAGTGTACAAAAATCGGAGCAGGGCCGGTTCCCATCAAAACAGAAGAAGGATGGCTGCTTTTCTATCATGGTGTAATCAATACCTGCAGAGGGTTCCGCTATTCTATGGGAGCATCGCTGCTGGATCTTGAAGACCCGTCAAAAGTATTGTACAGAACAAAACCTTACTTACTGGCTCCGGCTGAACTGTATGAACTTACAGGAGATATTCCGAATGTGGTGTTTCCGTGTGCGGCACTTTCAGAAGGAGATAAGGTAACGGTATATTATGGCGCGGCGGATACCGTTGTGGCTATTGCGTTTGGATATATTTCAGAAATCATTGATTTTATGAAGAAAAATTCGCTCTGA
- a CDS encoding GH92 family glycosyl hydrolase encodes MKKELLIFLLITLISHTGNAQQRKDDVLSWVDPFIGTGGHGHTFPGATTPFGMIQLSPDQNTKSGDWDWCSGYHYSSKTIMGFSHNHLSGTGWADLGDILVMPTVGQIKMLPGTEDKPESGYRSTFSHDKETASPGYYSVMLDSYGIKAELTASPRVGFHKYTFPKSEESNVIIDPTNKIFGNIYHTLVSIEGNNKIKGYCYSNGWGGKRFAYFVMEFSKPFKSYGTYSEGKIKENEKIALAKDAKAFVRFSTQENESIEVKVSLSPVSTEGAQQNFDAEAKNVDFAKAKETAQNTWRDLISRFQITGGTDDQRKIFYTGVYHSFIAPNLYMDTNGDYVAAQENMNTKWFTNYSTYSYWDGFRATHPLLTIMDQKHTKEFANSLISRYTDRKDHMPIWELCGYDNFCMLGYHSVSVIWDAISKGVPGIDQEKAFAAMKDASLTDKMSSSDGGGGLNDYIKLGYTPSENGASVSATLEYAYDDWCIQQLAEKLGKKEEAEVYKKRSMNFLNTFNKENNHFWPRQKNGEFLADFTLNDWKKLQPHWVSGNIWAYDFFVPHQIDEMISLYGGKKGFEEKLDKTFTEELKMIGEQHVDISGFIGSLGFGDEPGHHVPYLYNYAGSPYKTQKMVKFIRDNMYAAKPDGIVNNEDCGQMSAWYIFSSLGFYPVTPGKPVYAIGAPQFPKASLKLENGKTFTVIADKISDKNIYVQKMFLNGKEFKSWEINHSDIMNGGELKFVMGSKPVK; translated from the coding sequence ATGAAAAAAGAACTGCTTATATTTTTATTAATTACTCTTATTTCCCATACCGGAAATGCCCAGCAACGGAAAGATGATGTTCTTTCATGGGTAGATCCCTTTATAGGAACCGGAGGACACGGTCATACATTTCCCGGGGCAACCACACCTTTCGGAATGATCCAGCTCAGTCCGGACCAGAATACCAAAAGCGGCGACTGGGACTGGTGTTCAGGATATCATTACAGCAGTAAAACCATCATGGGATTCAGTCATAATCATCTCAGCGGAACAGGATGGGCAGATCTTGGAGATATCTTGGTAATGCCAACCGTAGGGCAAATAAAAATGCTTCCGGGCACAGAAGACAAACCCGAAAGCGGTTACCGTTCAACATTCAGTCATGATAAAGAAACTGCTTCACCGGGATATTATTCAGTAATGCTGGACAGCTACGGAATTAAAGCAGAACTGACAGCTTCCCCAAGAGTAGGATTTCACAAATATACCTTCCCAAAGAGTGAAGAATCAAATGTCATCATAGATCCTACCAATAAAATTTTCGGAAATATTTATCATACGCTGGTAAGCATCGAAGGAAATAACAAGATCAAAGGCTACTGCTACAGCAATGGCTGGGGAGGAAAAAGATTCGCCTATTTTGTGATGGAATTTTCAAAACCTTTCAAATCTTACGGAACCTATTCGGAAGGAAAAATAAAAGAGAATGAAAAAATAGCTCTTGCTAAAGATGCTAAAGCCTTCGTAAGATTTTCTACTCAGGAAAATGAAAGCATAGAAGTTAAAGTGTCCTTATCTCCGGTAAGTACAGAAGGAGCACAGCAAAACTTTGATGCCGAAGCAAAAAACGTAGATTTTGCAAAAGCTAAAGAAACCGCTCAGAATACATGGAGAGATCTCATCAGCAGATTCCAGATAACAGGAGGTACGGATGATCAGAGGAAAATTTTCTATACAGGAGTGTATCACTCCTTCATTGCTCCTAACCTGTATATGGATACCAACGGAGATTATGTTGCCGCACAGGAAAACATGAATACCAAATGGTTTACCAACTACAGCACCTATTCCTATTGGGACGGCTTCAGGGCAACACACCCTTTGCTTACCATTATGGACCAGAAACATACGAAAGAGTTTGCCAATTCCCTGATCAGCAGGTATACAGACCGTAAAGATCACATGCCGATCTGGGAACTGTGCGGATATGATAATTTCTGTATGCTCGGATATCACAGCGTTTCAGTGATTTGGGATGCCATTTCCAAAGGCGTGCCGGGAATTGACCAGGAAAAAGCATTTGCCGCGATGAAAGATGCGTCTTTAACCGATAAAATGAGCAGCAGCGATGGAGGTGGAGGTCTGAATGATTACATCAAATTAGGCTACACCCCATCCGAAAACGGAGCTTCAGTTTCTGCAACCCTGGAATATGCATACGATGATTGGTGCATCCAGCAGCTCGCTGAGAAATTGGGTAAAAAAGAAGAAGCAGAAGTTTATAAAAAACGTTCCATGAATTTCCTGAATACATTTAACAAAGAAAATAACCATTTCTGGCCAAGACAAAAAAACGGTGAATTCCTTGCAGATTTTACATTAAACGACTGGAAAAAACTACAACCACATTGGGTTTCCGGGAATATCTGGGCCTATGATTTCTTTGTTCCCCACCAGATTGATGAAATGATTAGTCTTTATGGAGGAAAGAAGGGATTTGAAGAAAAACTGGATAAAACCTTTACGGAAGAACTTAAAATGATTGGTGAGCAACACGTGGATATTTCAGGATTCATAGGCTCTTTAGGATTTGGTGATGAGCCGGGACATCATGTTCCTTACCTGTATAATTATGCAGGAAGTCCTTACAAAACACAGAAAATGGTAAAATTCATCCGGGACAATATGTACGCAGCAAAACCGGACGGAATTGTCAACAACGAAGACTGCGGCCAGATGTCGGCATGGTACATTTTCTCTTCATTAGGATTTTACCCTGTAACTCCCGGAAAACCGGTATATGCAATTGGGGCACCGCAGTTTCCGAAAGCATCTTTAAAGCTGGAAAACGGGAAAACATTCACTGTAATTGCAGATAAAATTTCCGATAAAAACATCTACGTTCAGAAAATGTTTTTGAATGGTAAAGAATTCAAAAGCTGGGAAATCAATCACAGCGATATTATGAATGGTGGTGAGCTGAAATTCGTAATGGGAAGCAAGCCCGTAAAATAA
- a CDS encoding glycoside hydrolase family 125 protein, whose product MERRNFIKTSVLAGAGLLFTQNVFAKTLGTEDFPVVRVPKDKRHFTSEAVESAIEAFKKKVKNKELVWLFENCFPNTLDTTVFYKETNGIPDTYVITGDIDAMWLRDSSAQVFPYLQFSKKDEKLHKLISGVIHKQTEFILKDPYANAFYNDENKISKWKEYDHTDMKPGIHERKWEIDSLCYPIRLAYHFWKTTGDTKPFDSNWLQGIKLTLQTFKEQQRKTDLGPYKFERTTAWATDGIPMGGYGYPTNPVGLINSMFRPSDDATIYAFLIPSNLFAVVSLRQAAEMVSKIKNEQKLAQQLNSLADEVDAAIKKYGIYNHPEYGKIYAFETNGFGSYNLMDDANCPSLLGLPYLDAVKADDPVYVNTRKYVWSKDNPFFFKGKLAEGIGGPHIGLDMIWPMSIIMKALTSNDKKEIKWCIETLQKTHGGTGFMHESFHKDNDKKFTREWFAWANTLFGELLWKTFNENQDLLT is encoded by the coding sequence ATGGAAAGGAGAAATTTTATAAAGACAAGTGTGCTGGCAGGAGCGGGGTTACTCTTTACTCAGAATGTTTTTGCAAAAACGCTGGGTACGGAAGATTTCCCTGTTGTCCGTGTTCCCAAAGATAAAAGACATTTTACCAGTGAAGCGGTAGAAAGTGCAATTGAAGCTTTTAAAAAGAAAGTAAAAAATAAAGAACTTGTCTGGTTATTTGAAAACTGCTTTCCCAATACATTAGATACTACTGTTTTTTACAAAGAAACAAACGGAATTCCGGATACCTATGTTATTACAGGAGATATTGATGCCATGTGGCTTCGTGACAGCTCTGCACAGGTTTTCCCTTATCTGCAGTTCTCAAAGAAAGACGAAAAATTACATAAACTTATCTCAGGAGTTATCCATAAACAGACAGAATTCATCCTGAAAGATCCATATGCCAACGCTTTTTATAACGATGAAAACAAAATAAGCAAGTGGAAAGAATACGATCATACAGATATGAAGCCTGGCATCCACGAAAGAAAATGGGAAATAGATTCGCTTTGCTATCCGATACGTCTCGCTTATCATTTCTGGAAAACAACAGGTGATACAAAACCGTTTGACAGCAACTGGCTACAGGGAATCAAGCTTACTCTACAGACGTTCAAAGAGCAGCAGAGAAAGACAGACTTGGGACCATATAAATTTGAACGTACCACAGCCTGGGCTACAGACGGAATTCCAATGGGCGGATACGGTTATCCTACGAATCCTGTTGGTCTTATCAATTCCATGTTCCGTCCGAGTGATGATGCTACGATTTACGCCTTTCTGATTCCATCCAATCTGTTTGCTGTAGTGAGCTTACGCCAGGCTGCAGAAATGGTTTCAAAGATAAAAAATGAACAAAAACTTGCTCAACAGTTAAACAGCCTTGCCGATGAGGTAGATGCTGCCATCAAAAAATACGGAATCTACAATCACCCTGAATACGGAAAAATATACGCTTTTGAAACCAACGGATTCGGAAGCTATAACCTGATGGATGATGCCAACTGCCCGAGCTTGTTAGGTTTACCGTATCTGGATGCAGTAAAAGCAGATGATCCCGTTTACGTGAATACCAGAAAATATGTCTGGTCGAAAGACAACCCGTTCTTTTTCAAAGGAAAACTGGCAGAAGGAATCGGCGGACCGCACATCGGACTTGATATGATCTGGCCGATGAGTATCATCATGAAAGCGCTTACCTCCAACGATAAGAAGGAGATAAAATGGTGCATAGAAACCCTACAGAAAACCCACGGCGGAACCGGATTTATGCATGAATCCTTCCACAAAGACAACGATAAGAAATTTACCAGGGAATGGTTTGCCTGGGCCAATACATTGTTTGGAGAATTGTTATGGAAAACCTTTAACGAGAATCAGGATTTACTGACTTAG
- a CDS encoding endo-beta-N-acetylglucosaminidase H, giving the protein MKKAITMLIVMIIHAIPVLNAQQLNPTGICYVEVNNNNLLNAGSYKLQTSGKYLFNVVNIFAANINYDTGRGRPYLYCNNNVTKVLTNADTYIKPLQAKGMKVVLTILGNHQGAGLCNFPTREAARDFAQQLAHTVNTYGLDGIDFDDEYSDYGQNGTGQPNASSFVMLVQELKALLPTKQITFYYYGPAASRLSWNGLRVGDYVNYSWNAMYGTFSAPNVPPLTNAQISPAAVWMGNTSNSTTTSLATQTKNGGYGVFMWYDLHGTNETTQLSAGTQTLYGEQTVLSSPLQSWTQGTNCDAPIGLFTSNLTGTSVKLNWSAVGTNTYDVDYKLASSATWTTAATATNATSVTISGLTANTEYDWRIRTNCSVKSTYMFAPRFNSGIGTAPSGSTSISLDGSTESGAAGNINLSGSALSLEGWIKPSSFKSASPYISSLLGTEVSDSNSAFLRLGDANIANNKLQFVVSINNVQQKLTAATALNANSWYHIAATYDGSSMKIYINGVLDASKSQTGSVNSNGAFNVGYLYNTSRNFNGKVDEVRVWKRALSQTEISQNMCNVTLPATSLTAYWKFNEGSGSSVQDSSGNGVTLTLTGVDASNWGTDIPCPAGSQKVSAARSQNTGSEEISAKKQVKLYPNPVSKSSPFTVSVPEEYNKGKLTVYSLTGNPLESKTINAGDQQYDISRFKEGNYIIQFESQNGSLKQTEKLIIK; this is encoded by the coding sequence ATGAAAAAAGCCATTACTATGTTGATTGTAATGATCATTCATGCCATTCCTGTGCTTAATGCGCAGCAGCTTAATCCTACAGGAATATGCTATGTGGAAGTAAACAACAATAATCTGTTGAATGCAGGTTCGTACAAGCTGCAGACATCAGGTAAATACTTGTTTAATGTCGTCAATATTTTTGCCGCCAATATCAATTATGATACAGGCAGAGGCAGGCCTTATCTGTACTGTAATAACAACGTTACAAAAGTTCTGACCAACGCAGATACCTACATAAAACCGCTTCAGGCAAAAGGAATGAAGGTGGTATTAACGATTTTGGGGAATCACCAGGGAGCAGGTCTCTGTAATTTTCCTACCCGTGAAGCAGCAAGGGATTTTGCTCAACAGCTTGCCCACACGGTAAATACTTATGGGCTTGACGGAATCGATTTTGATGATGAATACTCGGATTATGGCCAAAACGGTACCGGACAGCCGAATGCCAGTTCTTTCGTAATGCTTGTTCAGGAGCTAAAAGCTTTACTGCCTACTAAACAGATCACATTTTATTATTACGGTCCGGCAGCTTCAAGGCTTTCATGGAACGGCCTTAGAGTAGGAGATTATGTAAACTACAGCTGGAATGCCATGTACGGAACTTTTTCAGCGCCTAATGTTCCACCTCTTACCAATGCACAGATCTCCCCGGCAGCTGTATGGATGGGAAATACTTCCAACTCTACTACAACCAGCCTGGCTACCCAGACGAAGAATGGCGGTTACGGAGTTTTTATGTGGTATGATCTTCACGGAACCAATGAAACAACACAGCTTTCGGCAGGAACACAGACATTATACGGAGAACAGACCGTTTTAAGCTCGCCTTTACAGTCATGGACACAGGGAACCAATTGTGATGCACCTATCGGATTATTTACCAGCAATCTTACCGGAACAAGCGTAAAACTGAACTGGTCTGCAGTAGGGACCAACACCTATGACGTAGATTATAAACTGGCTTCTTCTGCTACGTGGACAACTGCTGCAACAGCTACCAATGCTACTTCAGTAACCATATCAGGATTAACAGCCAATACGGAATACGACTGGAGAATCAGGACAAACTGCAGCGTAAAAAGCACCTATATGTTTGCCCCGAGATTTAACAGCGGAATAGGAACGGCTCCTTCAGGGTCTACTTCTATTTCCCTGGACGGAAGTACTGAATCCGGAGCAGCGGGAAACATTAATCTAAGCGGTTCAGCTTTATCACTGGAAGGCTGGATAAAGCCATCATCCTTCAAATCAGCATCGCCTTATATTTCATCTCTTTTGGGTACAGAAGTAAGCGACAGCAATTCAGCATTTTTAAGACTGGGCGATGCCAACATTGCCAATAACAAGCTGCAGTTCGTGGTAAGTATCAATAATGTACAGCAAAAACTGACAGCTGCCACAGCTTTAAATGCCAATTCATGGTATCATATTGCGGCAACTTATGATGGCTCATCCATGAAAATTTACATCAACGGCGTTCTTGATGCAAGCAAATCCCAGACGGGAAGCGTTAATTCCAACGGAGCATTCAATGTAGGATATTTATACAATACATCAAGGAATTTCAATGGTAAAGTGGATGAAGTAAGGGTTTGGAAAAGAGCATTAAGCCAGACAGAAATCAGCCAGAATATGTGCAATGTGACACTTCCGGCAACTTCCCTTACAGCTTATTGGAAATTTAATGAAGGAAGCGGCTCTTCAGTTCAGGACAGTTCGGGAAACGGAGTTACATTAACATTAACAGGTGTTGATGCTTCCAACTGGGGAACAGATATACCTTGTCCTGCAGGTTCTCAGAAAGTTTCAGCAGCGAGAAGTCAAAATACAGGTTCTGAAGAAATTTCAGCAAAAAAGCAGGTGAAATTATACCCAAACCCTGTAAGCAAATCCTCACCGTTTACAGTTTCAGTGCCGGAAGAATATAATAAAGGAAAACTGACAGTATATAGCCTTACCGGTAATCCGCTGGAATCTAAAACAATAAATGCTGGAGATCAGCAGTATGATATTTCAAGATTTAAAGAAGGCAATTATATCATTCAGTTTGAATCTCAGAACGGAAGCCTGAAGCAGACTGAAAAATTAATTATAAAATAA
- a CDS encoding endo-beta-N-acetylglucosaminidase H — protein sequence MKKKSILTALILLVIHGASLLKAQQLNPVGICYVEVNNNNMLNAGSYTLQNTNRQLFDVAIIFAANINYDVSKNRAYISNNNNVTKVLNDVNTYVRPLQQKGIKVLLDILGNHQGSGISNFPNREAAKDFALQLAHTVYTYGLDGVDLDDEYSDYGNNGTGQPNSSSFVMLLQELKAAMPDKLITFYYIGPAISRQTYNGDVAGNYINYSWNPYYGTYSAPSVPPLTNAKLSAAATWIRNSNPQSTSAATLSTLATNTKNDGYGVFMWYDLNGVDNASYLSTGSNILYNENTLLSGPLYSWSQGDTCNPPLGLEATNITGTSAKLNWTPIGSQTYNVDYKPAGSTTWTNIASSYTGNNITVSNLTLNTDYDWRIQSNCSATIKSTYLFAPRFNSGNGCTTPSGLKAESFLGTTTKVSWDLVPGALSYNLQYKTAAATSWIDVQNISSTSYTLPGLTENTNYVWKVQAVCNGTNTSSYTADASFNSGFAPVQSPGPRSLSFNGSTQYLNAGQFNLSGNAVSFEGWVKVNAFKTAFPYISSVMGIEVGDSNSAILRFGDGNLANNKLQFILSFGSAQVKLNSNTGLNTNTWYHIAATYDGAAMKIYINGNLDASAAATGNFTANGILYLARNYDNSRTLNGFLDEFRVWKRALTPAEILANNCNVAGSSTGLEANWRMNEGSGNGALDATTNTHFATLTNMTATNWKTDVACTTLSAQDIASAKENINQAYPNPVKKGNNIHFRINDSSAGEILLYDMTGKLIISQKIDKNDIAISTQNLSVGTYVYKINSKENTVKSSGKMVVE from the coding sequence ATGAAAAAAAAATCTATTCTTACCGCCCTGATCTTACTGGTCATTCATGGGGCATCTTTACTTAAAGCCCAGCAGCTCAATCCTGTGGGGATATGTTATGTGGAAGTGAACAACAATAACATGCTGAATGCGGGATCCTATACCCTGCAGAATACGAACAGACAGCTTTTTGATGTTGCCATTATCTTTGCTGCCAACATTAATTATGATGTTTCTAAAAACAGGGCTTATATTTCCAACAATAACAACGTTACCAAAGTCCTGAACGATGTAAATACTTATGTAAGACCTTTACAGCAAAAAGGAATTAAAGTATTGCTGGATATTTTAGGGAATCACCAGGGATCCGGAATTTCAAACTTCCCGAACAGGGAAGCTGCAAAGGATTTTGCACTACAACTCGCACATACCGTTTATACTTACGGTCTGGATGGTGTTGATCTGGATGATGAATATTCAGACTATGGAAATAACGGAACAGGCCAGCCCAACAGCAGCTCTTTCGTAATGCTTTTACAGGAACTTAAAGCTGCGATGCCCGACAAACTGATTACGTTTTATTATATAGGCCCGGCTATATCAAGACAAACCTACAACGGTGATGTGGCTGGAAACTATATCAATTACAGCTGGAATCCGTATTATGGAACCTACAGTGCGCCTTCTGTGCCGCCGCTTACCAATGCCAAGCTTTCTGCCGCCGCTACATGGATTCGTAACTCGAATCCGCAGTCCACTTCAGCTGCTACACTTTCCACTCTTGCAACCAATACCAAAAATGACGGGTATGGCGTGTTTATGTGGTATGACCTTAACGGGGTTGATAATGCCAGCTATCTGAGTACAGGATCAAATATCCTTTACAATGAAAATACACTGCTCTCAGGTCCGCTTTATTCATGGTCACAGGGAGATACATGCAACCCTCCTTTGGGACTTGAAGCCACAAATATTACAGGAACTTCGGCCAAATTAAACTGGACTCCCATTGGTTCCCAAACGTATAATGTTGATTATAAGCCGGCTGGTTCAACAACATGGACCAATATTGCAAGCAGCTACACAGGAAACAATATTACAGTTAGTAACCTTACTTTAAATACGGACTATGACTGGAGAATACAGTCTAATTGTTCAGCAACAATAAAAAGTACCTATCTGTTTGCGCCAAGGTTCAATTCGGGAAACGGATGCACAACACCATCCGGTTTAAAAGCTGAAAGCTTTCTGGGAACTACCACCAAAGTTTCATGGGACTTGGTACCAGGTGCATTATCATATAATTTACAATACAAAACAGCTGCAGCAACTAGCTGGATTGATGTTCAGAATATTTCTTCAACTTCTTACACACTTCCTGGTTTAACTGAAAACACAAATTATGTATGGAAAGTACAGGCCGTATGTAATGGAACAAATACCAGCTCATATACCGCAGATGCATCTTTCAACAGTGGATTTGCCCCTGTTCAGAGTCCCGGACCAAGATCCCTTTCATTCAATGGAAGTACACAATATCTTAATGCAGGACAGTTTAATCTAAGTGGAAACGCTGTGTCGTTTGAAGGGTGGGTAAAAGTAAATGCATTTAAAACAGCCTTTCCCTATATTTCATCAGTAATGGGTATTGAGGTTGGTGACAGCAATTCTGCGATTTTACGATTCGGTGACGGAAATCTTGCCAATAATAAATTACAGTTCATCCTAAGCTTCGGATCAGCGCAGGTAAAGCTTAACAGTAATACCGGGCTCAATACAAACACATGGTACCATATTGCAGCCACTTATGACGGAGCAGCTATGAAAATTTACATCAACGGTAATCTTGATGCAAGTGCCGCTGCAACAGGAAATTTTACTGCCAACGGTATTCTTTATCTGGCCAGAAATTATGATAATTCCAGAACACTGAACGGATTTTTAGATGAATTCAGGGTATGGAAAAGAGCATTGACACCTGCAGAAATTCTTGCCAATAACTGTAATGTGGCAGGCAGTTCAACAGGTCTTGAAGCCAACTGGAGAATGAATGAAGGAAGCGGAAATGGAGCTTTAGATGCCACAACAAATACCCATTTTGCAACCCTGACCAATATGACGGCAACTAACTGGAAAACAGACGTAGCCTGTACTACATTATCTGCACAGGATATAGCTTCGGCAAAAGAAAATATCAATCAGGCATATCCAAATCCTGTTAAAAAAGGAAATAATATTCATTTCAGGATCAATGACAGTTCTGCCGGTGAAATATTGTTATACGATATGACAGGTAAGTTAATAATCAGCCAGAAAATTGATAAAAACGATATAGCCATCAGTACTCAGAATTTATCTGTCGGAACTTATGTTTATAAAATAAATTCAAAAGAGAATACTGTAAAATCTTCCGGAAAAATGGTGGTAGAATAA